AACCATTTGGTTTATTATTAATTGTAATAACATCTGCTCCAAGCTCTTCAAGTATTGTAGGTGCAACTTTATATGCTGCTCCATTTGCACAATCAAGTACAATTCTAAGCCCTCTTAATGTTAAGTCTTTAGGAAAAGATGATTTGATAACAACAATATATCTACCAATAACATCATCTATTCTTTTTGAAGAACCAATATCTCTTCCTGTTGCTTGAGAAGCAATTAATGATTCTGTACCTTTAAAAATTTTTTCAATCTCTTTTTCATCATCAACATTTAATTTATTTCCATGATTATCAAAAAACTTGATTCCATTATCTTCAAAGGGATTATGAGAAGCACTTATCATAATTCCAGCATCACATCTCATACTTTCAGTTAAATATGCAATTGCAGGAGTTGGCATAGGACCAATTTGAATAACATCATAACCAACAGATGTTAATCCACTAACAAGTGCATTTTCTATCATATATCCACTTCTTCTTGTATCTTTTCCTACAAGAATTTTATTTGTTGTTGAATGTTTTCTAAAATGTGTACCTGAAGCCTGTGCAAGTTTTACAACAGTAATTACATCTAAAAATTCTCCAGCCTTTCCTCTAACACCGTCTGTTCCAAATAGTTTCATTAAATCTTCCTAAAATTAAACTCTATTTAAGTTATTTTAGATAGTATTCTATCCTTTAAAATTTTACAAAGAGGTTAAAAAAATGGCAAATCACAAATCTTCTGAGAAGAGAGCTAGACAAACATTAGTAAAAACTATAAGAAATAGATTTTACAAAACAAGAATTAAAAACATCACAAAAGATGTATTAAGTGCAGTTGAAAGTGCTGATAAAACAAAAGCTGTTGAAGCTATGAAAATTGCAAACAAATATCTACACCACTGCGTATCTAAAGGTATTTTAGCAAAAGGTACTGCTTCTAGAAGAGTAAGTAGATTACAATTAAAAGTTAATGCTATATAATTTATTAAGTATTAAATGTTAAAAAATAAACTTCAACCATTCATTGCTAGATTTGAGGAGATTACAAATCTTTTAATGTCTCCTGATATTACTAGTGATATTAAAAGGATGACCTCTTTATCAAAAGAGCAATCAAATATAGAACCAATAGTAAATAAAGCAAAAGAGTATATAAAAGTTCTTGAAGATATAGAAGAGAACAAACTTATACTTGATGATGCTGAACTTGGTGATTTAGCTAAAGAAGAGCTAAAAGAGCTAGAAGTAAAAAAACCACTTTTAGAAGATGAGATAAAATTTCTTATGATTCCAAAAGATCCAAATGATGATAGAAATATCTATTTGGAACTAAGAGCTGGAACTGGTGGAGATGAAGCTGCTTTATTTGTTGGTGATTTATTTCGTGGTTACCTTAGATATGCTGAAAACAATGACTGGAAAGTTGAAATAATGAGTTCAAGTGATAGTGAAGCAGGTGGTTACAAAGAGATAGTAATCTTAGTAAAAGGTGACCATGTTTATTCAAAACTAAAATTTGAAGGTGGAACTCATAGAGTTCAAAGAGTTCCTGCAACAGAGTCTCAAGGAAGGGTTCATACATCAGCAATTACAGTTGCTGTAATGCCTGAAGTTGATGATGTTGAAGTTGAAATTGATCCAAATGATTTAAAAATAGATGTTATGAGAGCTAGTGGAAATGGTGGTCAATCTGTAAATACTACGGATTCTGCTGTAAGAATCACTCATATTCCATCAGGGATTGTTGTAACCAACCAAGACCAAAAATCTCAACACAAAAATAAAGATAGAGCTATGAAAGTTCTAAAAGCTAAACTTTTTGAAATTGAGATGGAAAAAAAGATGGAAGCTGAAGGTGCAAACCGAAAAGAGCAAGTTGGAACTGGAGATAGAAGTGGAAGAATAAGAACATATAATTTTCCACAAAACAGAATCAGTGATCACAGAATTAACTTAACTCTTTATAGACTTGAAAACATTTTAGAGGATGGCTTGTTTGATGAAGTAATTGATCCTCTTATTGCTGATCATCAATCAAGACTAATTGAAGCAAATGGGCTATAAAAAGCCTTTTTGTTTAGAAAAATAGATTACCTATCTAAATAATTTTAAAATCTCAACAACTTTAGAAGCATATCCCCATTCATTATCATACCAAAGAAGAAGCTTTATCATATTATTCTTAACTTCTAAATATCTATGATCAACTATTGTTGTATATTTTTCCTTTTTAAAATCACTTGAAACAAGGGCTTCAAAATTATTTAAAACTATTGGAAATTTTTGATTTTTTTCAAAATCTATAAAAAGATTTTTTATTTCATCTTTTGTTGAAGCTTGTTTTGTAAAAAGTGTTACATTTATAGCTCCAACTGTATCTGTTGGAACTCTTAAAGAGTTTGAAGATATAAGCTCACTATTAAACTTTTCTATTACATAAGAACAAGCTTTTATAGTTGTAGTATGACTAGGAATTATATTTTGAGTAGATGATCTTCCAAATTCAAAATTTAAATCAACATCTCTAGTATCACTTTTCACATAATTACCATCAAGAACTCTTTGATGATTTAATAAAGGGTGAATAGTTACTATATCTCCAAAAATTATCTCTTTTTTTTCATCTATAAGTTTCAAAGCTGGAAGTAAAGAAGTAGCATTACAAGAGCTAGTAGAAATAACTTTATGAATATTTATATCCAGTTTATTTTCATTTACACCTAAAATCAGATTTATATGGGCATCTTTATTTGGATGAGTTAAAAATATAGCTTTAAGTGGAAGTTTTTCTAAAGATTTTATATCCTCTTTTTTACCACTTGCATCAATGATAATATCAATACCTTTTAAATCAATATCCATTAAAGAACTATAATTTAAGATTTTTATTTTTGATTTAGAGTTTTGGATATAGCTATTTTCAACAATTCTAAATTTATCTTCAAGTTTTCCATAAGTTGAATCATAATTTATAGAATAAACAATATTATTTATATATGGATTTATATCATTTATAGCAACTATTTCAAAATCTTTATTTTCTAAAAGCTGTTTTAAAATAGCCTTTCCTATTCTTCCTGCACCATTTATTAAAACTTTTAAATTCATAAACTTCTTTCATTTTTATTAATTTTTTTGAAAGTATAGTTAAAACTAGATTATTTCTTCATTTCTATAAATAGAATATGGTTTTTTAAAATAGGATTAATAATAAGTTTATTTTCATCAACTAGCTCCATAGCATCACCATCTTCTAAAACTATTCCATTTATATTTGCTTTACCCTCTATTTGTACAAAATAAACTTGTCTATTCTCATTTATCTCAAACTCTAAAGGCTTGTCAAGTTCACTTACATATATATTTACATCTTGATAAATTTTTATAGGGCTAGTTCCATTTTGAGAAGATACAATATTTAAAAATTTATTATCTCTATCTTCGGCTTTATATTTATGAGAACCATAAAGTCTTGGGAGTCCTTTTTGTGGTGGAAAAATCCAAATTTGAAGAAGTCTTAAATCTTCATTGGCTTCATTTCTTTCACTATGATAAATACCATCTCCAGCACTAAGATATTGAACTTCTCCTCTTTTTAAAGTTTCACTATTTCCCATAGAGTCTTTATGAGTTATCTCTCCATTTACTATATACGAAATAATCTCCATATTAGCATGAGGATGTGTATCAAAACCACTTTTAGCATGAACTATATCATCATTTAAAACTCTTAAAACTCCAAAATGTATATTTTCAGGGTTTCTATACTCTGCAAAACTAAAATGGAAACAACTCTCTAACCAACCAAGATTAGATTTTCCCATACTCTCTTTTGGCAACTTTTTTATCATTTTTGCTCCTTTTTCTAATCAAAAATAAAACTCTCCATTGAAATATTTGAATATAATATTTCACTATTAAATGATTTTCCACATTTATTTATAGCATTTCCAAAAGCTATAAATAAAGGTAAAATATGCTCTGTTGAAGGGTGATTCTTATAAAAATTCTGATCTTTATCTATATTTATTAGCTTCTCTTTATCACCATTTTCTATAATATCTTTTATCTTTTCATTAAACTCTTTTGCATAAGTTTTCATCTCTGGGTTATAACTCATATCTCTTAAATTATGAGTTATACCTCCACTAAAAATAAATAGAGCCTCTTCCTTAAAAATTTTTAACTTTTCTCCTAGATTTATTAGTTCAGAAAGTGAATAAGATATAGGAATACTTAGTTGTAGTACTGGTATTTCAAGTTTTTCATACATCAAAGATAAAACACTCCAAACACCATGGTCAAAACTATTTCTATTTTCATCTATACTTATATCAATATTCTCATTTCTTAATTTTTCTATTAAGTTATTTGTTAAATCTTTATTACTTGCTATTTCATACTTTACTTTATAAAGTTCTTCTTCAAAACCATAAAAATCATACATTATACTATTTGCATTTGGATTTATTACTTTTAAATTTTTAGTTACATAGTGAGCAGATACAATTATAATATACTTTGGAATATCCAAAGTTTTACTAATATTTTGGATATTCTTTTTAGAATTTAGATCACTAAGAACTATATTTGGAGCTCCATGTGAAATAAATAGTGTTGGGTTCATTATTTAAAATTTAGCTAAAATTAATTAGCTAAATTTCCTTCAATATCAATATTTAATCTTACTTCATCACTAACAGCAACTCCACCTGTTTCTAAAACTTTATTCCAAGTTACACCAAATTCACTTCTATTGATTTTTCCAGTTAATGTAAATCCTGCTTTTTTACCTAAAGCTCCTCCATTTTCAAGATTTAATTTAATATTTTTTGTAACACCTTTTATTGTTAAATCTCCATAAACTACATCTTTTTCAATTTTTGTTGATTTAAAAGTAATTTTTGGGAACTTTGCAATATCTAAAATATCATCTGCTTTTAGATGAGCATCTCTTTTTTCATCAGCAGTATCAATTGAAGACACAAGAAGTTCTCCTTCAACTTTTAGTAAAGTATTCGCTTTTTCATCATACTCAAAAGTTCCACTAATATCTTTGATTTTTCCAACAACATTTGAAACCATCATATGTTTTACAGTAAATCCTGCAGTTGAATGTGATGTATCAACTTTATACTCTCCTGCAAAAAGTGTTGAGCAAAGTGCAATTGATAATAAGCCTAATTTTAAATTTTTCATAATTCTTCCTTTTTATTTGAATTGTATATTTTGTTTAATAAATTATATAAAGTATTAAGTTCTTCATCATTTAAGATTTTCATAAAATCAAAAAGATTTTCGGCATGTTTTGGAAATACTTTTTCAATAATAGCTATTCCATCTTCTGTAATTGATAAAATTGAAGCTCTAGTATCCTTTGGATCTTTTATAGATGTTATTAAATTATCTCTTTTTAGATTTTTTATAACAACTGTAGTATTTCCTGGTGTACTTGAAGTTAGCTTTGTAATAGAACCAATATTTAAATCACCTAAATGATATAAAACTTCTAATACTTTAAATTGATTAAATGTCAGATTATTTTTTGATAGATAGTTCTCAGTTAAATTATTTACCAAATGAAAAGTTCTATCTAACCTAACGACAGTTTTCATTGATTTATCTACTCTTGTACCATAAGATTTTACTTTTAATGAATCTCTTTTTTCTTCAAAGCTCATTTGGAAATTTCCTTTTTAATATAAATAAATCAATTTTGTAAGACTATTTAAAACTTTAGATAGATTTTATAATTTATCTAAAACTTTAAAAAAGAGCAATATTTACAACTTGTTTTTTTAAGTAGAATTACTCTGAAGAAATTATAGTACTAATTAGTAATAAAGTCAAGACTATTTTTTTGTTTTTTCAATAATCTTCGTAAAATTAAGCTTTTGTTCCTTATTTGCTTCTAAATTTATTTCAATAAATATATCATTATCTGTTACACTACTTCCAATATCTAGTAATTCATCCCAAGTTAAATCAAAATAGCTTCTTTTTATTTTTCCACTTAATTTTAAATAGATTTTTCCAAAAAATTCTCCACTATTTTCAAAATCAAGTTCTATATTTTTTGTAACATCTCTAATAGTCAAATCTCCAAAAATTCTATCTTGTTCTATTTTTGTTGCAACAAATTTCATCTTTGGAAACTTTTTTATATCAAATATTTTATCAGATATTAAAGTAGTTAAATTATCTTTTGATGTACTAAGAGAATCTAGCTCTATCTCTCCTTTTAGTGAAGTTAAGAGAGATTTCTTCTCATCAAAACTAAATTCTCCAATTATATTATCAAACTCCCCTTTTATCTCTTGAGTTTTTAAATATTTTATAGAAAAATCAGCTGTTGAGCTATTAGAATCAATTTTATAACTGCTAGCAAATAAAAATGTTGAAAGAGCTAGTGTTGAAAAAGATAATTTTATTAATTTCATTTTGTCCCTTTTAAAAATTGTCGCGTAATTATAACTAATTAAACATATTTTTAACCATTTAATAATCTTTTTTTAGCTAAAATGTTCTGTTTTACTGAAATTTAAAAAATTAATTAAGGATAAATATTATGTTATTAACACCAGGTCCAACTCCTGTACCAGAATTTGCAAGAAAAGCGATGAGTGATATTACAATACACCATAGAACAAAAGAGTTTGAAGCTATTTTTGAAAAAACTAGAAATCTTTTACTTGAACTTTATGATATGCCAGAAGTTTTAATGCTAGCTTCTAGTGGAACAGGAGCTATGGAAGCTTGTGTTACAAACCTTACTAGAAAAAAAGCTCTTACAATTAACTCTGGAAAATTTGGAGAGAGATTTGGAAAAATCTGCAAAGCTTTTAATATAGATTATGTAGAGTTAAAAAATGAATGGGATACTCCTGTTAGTGTTGAAGATATTAAAAATACTATAAAAAATGATTCAAATATTGATGCTATTTTTATTCAAGTTTGTGAAAGTGCTGGTGGATTAAGACATAATATTGAGCAAATTGCTAGTGTAGTAAAAAAGCTAAATCCAGAGATTATGGTAGTTGCAGATGGAATAACTGCTTTGGGTGTAGAAAAAATTGATACTACAAATATAGATGCACTTATTACTGGAAGCCAAAAAGCATTTATGCTACCTCCTGGTCTAGCTATGATTGGTTTATCTGCAAAAGCAGTTACAAAAATAGAAGAAAAGCCAACGGGTTACTACTTCAATCTTGCTAGTGAAATAAAAAACCAAAAGAAAAATACAACTGCTTATACAGCAGCTACAACTTTAATTATTGGTTTAGGTGCAATATTAGAAAAGTTTAAAGATATTGGATTTGGAAATTTATATAAACAAACTGCTTTAAGAGCAAAAGCTACACAAGAAGCTTTAAAAGCTATTGGATTTAAAATTTATCCAAAAAATCCAGCAAATGCTATGACAACTGTTTATACAGAACAATCAAATGAGATTAGAAAAATTCTAAAAAACAGATACAATGTTGATATTGCTGGTGGACAAGACCATTTAGCTGGAAAGATTTTTAGAATAAACCATATGGGATTGATTGAAGATTTTGAAGCTGCTTGGGCAGTTAATGCAACAGAACTTGTACTAGATGAGTTAGGAATTAGAACATTTGATGGAACTGCAAACAGAGTTTTTGCACAAACATTTTATAAAGGAAATTAATCAAAAATGATTTTTGAACACGAAATTCCAAAAGGAAGCAGACTATATTTTGGTAAAACAGCAAAAGCTAAAAGAGTTTTAGAAAATAGTGTTTGTGAAATTTTGGAAAAAAATGGTTTTGAAGAGATTTTAACTCCAAATTTTTCTTATTCTCAACATCAATCAATCGAAAATGAGAGAAAATTAATTAAATTTTCAGATGAAGATAATGAGCAAGTTTCGCTAAGAGCTGATTCAACTTTAGATGTTGTAAGAATTATCACAAAAAGATTAGGAAGAACAACAAATCATAGAAAATGGTTCTATGTACAACCAGTTTTTTCATATCCATCTAAAG
The Aliarcobacter faecis genome window above contains:
- the rpsT gene encoding 30S ribosomal protein S20 translates to MANHKSSEKRARQTLVKTIRNRFYKTRIKNITKDVLSAVESADKTKAVEAMKIANKYLHHCVSKGILAKGTASRRVSRLQLKVNAI
- the prfA gene encoding peptide chain release factor 1, coding for MLKNKLQPFIARFEEITNLLMSPDITSDIKRMTSLSKEQSNIEPIVNKAKEYIKVLEDIEENKLILDDAELGDLAKEELKELEVKKPLLEDEIKFLMIPKDPNDDRNIYLELRAGTGGDEAALFVGDLFRGYLRYAENNDWKVEIMSSSDSEAGGYKEIVILVKGDHVYSKLKFEGGTHRVQRVPATESQGRVHTSAITVAVMPEVDDVEVEIDPNDLKIDVMRASGNGGQSVNTTDSAVRITHIPSGIVVTNQDQKSQHKNKDRAMKVLKAKLFEIEMEKKMEAEGANRKEQVGTGDRSGRIRTYNFPQNRISDHRINLTLYRLENILEDGLFDEVIDPLIADHQSRLIEANGL
- a CDS encoding glyceraldehyde 3-phosphate dehydrogenase NAD-binding domain-containing protein — its product is MNLKVLINGAGRIGKAILKQLLENKDFEIVAINDINPYINNIVYSINYDSTYGKLEDKFRIVENSYIQNSKSKIKILNYSSLMDIDLKGIDIIIDASGKKEDIKSLEKLPLKAIFLTHPNKDAHINLILGVNENKLDINIHKVISTSSCNATSLLPALKLIDEKKEIIFGDIVTIHPLLNHQRVLDGNYVKSDTRDVDLNFEFGRSSTQNIIPSHTTTIKACSYVIEKFNSELISSNSLRVPTDTVGAINVTLFTKQASTKDEIKNLFIDFEKNQKFPIVLNNFEALVSSDFKKEKYTTIVDHRYLEVKNNMIKLLLWYDNEWGYASKVVEILKLFR
- a CDS encoding pirin family protein is translated as MIKKLPKESMGKSNLGWLESCFHFSFAEYRNPENIHFGVLRVLNDDIVHAKSGFDTHPHANMEIISYIVNGEITHKDSMGNSETLKRGEVQYLSAGDGIYHSERNEANEDLRLLQIWIFPPQKGLPRLYGSHKYKAEDRDNKFLNIVSSQNGTSPIKIYQDVNIYVSELDKPLEFEINENRQVYFVQIEGKANINGIVLEDGDAMELVDENKLIINPILKNHILFIEMKK
- a CDS encoding DODA-type extradiol aromatic ring-opening family dioxygenase; the encoded protein is MNPTLFISHGAPNIVLSDLNSKKNIQNISKTLDIPKYIIIVSAHYVTKNLKVINPNANSIMYDFYGFEEELYKVKYEIASNKDLTNNLIEKLRNENIDISIDENRNSFDHGVWSVLSLMYEKLEIPVLQLSIPISYSLSELINLGEKLKIFKEEALFIFSGGITHNLRDMSYNPEMKTYAKEFNEKIKDIIENGDKEKLINIDKDQNFYKNHPSTEHILPLFIAFGNAINKCGKSFNSEILYSNISMESFIFD
- a CDS encoding YceI family protein; protein product: MKNLKLGLLSIALCSTLFAGEYKVDTSHSTAGFTVKHMMVSNVVGKIKDISGTFEYDEKANTLLKVEGELLVSSIDTADEKRDAHLKADDILDIAKFPKITFKSTKIEKDVVYGDLTIKGVTKNIKLNLENGGALGKKAGFTLTGKINRSEFGVTWNKVLETGGVAVSDEVRLNIDIEGNLAN
- a CDS encoding MarR family winged helix-turn-helix transcriptional regulator, whose translation is MSFEEKRDSLKVKSYGTRVDKSMKTVVRLDRTFHLVNNLTENYLSKNNLTFNQFKVLEVLYHLGDLNIGSITKLTSSTPGNTTVVIKNLKRDNLITSIKDPKDTRASILSITEDGIAIIEKVFPKHAENLFDFMKILNDEELNTLYNLLNKIYNSNKKEEL
- a CDS encoding YceI family protein, whose protein sequence is MKLIKLSFSTLALSTFLFASSYKIDSNSSTADFSIKYLKTQEIKGEFDNIIGEFSFDEKKSLLTSLKGEIELDSLSTSKDNLTTLISDKIFDIKKFPKMKFVATKIEQDRIFGDLTIRDVTKNIELDFENSGEFFGKIYLKLSGKIKRSYFDLTWDELLDIGSSVTDNDIFIEINLEANKEQKLNFTKIIEKTKK
- a CDS encoding pyridoxal-phosphate-dependent aminotransferase family protein — protein: MLLTPGPTPVPEFARKAMSDITIHHRTKEFEAIFEKTRNLLLELYDMPEVLMLASSGTGAMEACVTNLTRKKALTINSGKFGERFGKICKAFNIDYVELKNEWDTPVSVEDIKNTIKNDSNIDAIFIQVCESAGGLRHNIEQIASVVKKLNPEIMVVADGITALGVEKIDTTNIDALITGSQKAFMLPPGLAMIGLSAKAVTKIEEKPTGYYFNLASEIKNQKKNTTAYTAATTLIIGLGAILEKFKDIGFGNLYKQTALRAKATQEALKAIGFKIYPKNPANAMTTVYTEQSNEIRKILKNRYNVDIAGGQDHLAGKIFRINHMGLIEDFEAAWAVNATELVLDELGIRTFDGTANRVFAQTFYKGN